One window of the Eucalyptus grandis isolate ANBG69807.140 chromosome 6, ASM1654582v1, whole genome shotgun sequence genome contains the following:
- the LOC104451233 gene encoding U-box domain-containing protein 4 — MDNYLKENFGYVEYNSSEEALQRWRKACWLVKNPKRRFRFTANLSKRSEADAIRHTFKTNFRVAVIVSQAAIQFIQGLSDYKVPENVEAAGFQICAEELESIDEADDEKKLRSHEEKPVIRNGLRRKLSTYDLLPGDILHLNIGDQVPADGLFISGGSLLINLFSLTGDSKPVHASGVGIPFLLPGKEVQYLITQDACDPCSNDSACASDDLICLLVRDLDSCCLDKQKQAALKIRCLTKNKPENRVRIARAGAIKPLITLISSSDPEVQEYSVTAILNLSLCDENKKMIAAYGAIKPLVRALREGTSTVKENAACALLHLSQIEENKVAIGRSGAIPLLVNLLERGGSRGKEDACTALYLLCSAQENKGRAVQAGVMQPLVGLMADLGSSMVEMAVSVVSRLLGAVEARVALVEEEGIPVLVELVEVGTQRQKEIAVGVLLQLCEDSVEYRTKVGLAGAVPLLMALAQSGANRRKQKVKKLMELLRQS, encoded by the exons ATGGACAACTACTTGAAGGAAAATTTCGGGTACGTGGAGTATAACTCGTCGGAGGAGGCGCTCCAGAGGTGGCGAAAGGCGTGCTGGTTGGTGAAGAACCCGAAACGTAGGTTCCGGTTCACGGCTAATCTGAGCAAGCGATCGGAAGCTGATGCTATTCGTCACACGTTTAAG ACAAATTTTAGGGTTGCTGTCATAGTTTCGCAGGCTGCAATTCAGTTCATCCAAG GACTGAGTGATTACAAAGTACCTGAAAATGTCGAGGCTGCAGGATTTCAAATTTGTGCAGAAGAATTGGAATCCATTGATGAGGCCGACGATGAGAAAAAACTAAGAAGTCATGAGGAAAAACCGGTGATCAGAAACGGTCTTAGACGAAAACTATCTACATATGATCTTCTTCCAGGCGATATTCTCCATCTTAACATTGGGGATCAAGTGCCAGCTGATGGACTTTTTATTAGCGGGGGTTCCCtcttgataaatttatttagtTTAACTGGAGACAGCAAACCCGTACATGCTAGCGGTGTCGgtattccttttcttctccctggAAAGGAAGTTCAGTATTTGATCACGCAAGATGCTTGTGACCCCTGTTCGAATGACAGCGCCTGCGCCTCTGACGACCTCATCTGCCTGCTCGTCCGCGACCTTGACTCCTGCTGCCTTGACAAGCAGAAGCAGGCTGCCCTCAAGATCAGGTGCCTCACCAAGAACAAGCCCGAGAACCGTGTCCGCATTGCCCGGGCCGGTGCGATCAAGCCTCTCATCACTCTCATCTCGTCCTCCGATCCTGAG GTGCAAGAGTACAGCGTCACAGCGATTCTCAACCTCTCGCTCTGCGACGAGAACAAGAAGATGATAGCAGCGTACGGTGCGATAAAGCCGCTGGTGAGGGCCCTGAGGGAGGGGACGTCGACGGTGAAGGAGAACGCGGCGTGCGCGCTGCTCCACCTCTCGCAGATCGAGGAGAACAAGGTGGCGATCGGGCGGTCTGGGGCGATCCCGCTGCTGGTGAACCTCCTGGAGAGAGGGGGGTCACGGGGGAAGGAGGACGCCTGCACGGCGCTCTACTTACTCTGCTCCGCCCAGGAGAACAAGGGGAGGGCGGTGCAGGCGGGGGTGATGCAGCCGCTGGTGGGGCTGATGGCAGACCTGGGCTCGAGCATGGTGGAGATGGCGGTGTCTGTGGTGAGCAGGCTGCTGGGGGCGGTGGAGGCGAGGGTGGCgctggtggaggaggaggggatACCGGTGCTGGTGGAGCTGGTGGAGGTGGGGACGCAGAGGCAGAAGGAGATCGCAGTGGGGGTGCTGTTGCAGCTCTGCGAGGATAGCGTTGAGTACCGGACGAAAGTAGGTCTGGCGGGGGCGGTTCCGCTCCTCATGGCCCTCGCTCAGTCCGGCGCCAATCGCCGAAAGCAAAAG GTGAAAAAATTGATGGAACTTCTACGGCAATCGTGA